A genome region from Nocardia sp. NBC_00565 includes the following:
- a CDS encoding AMP-binding protein, with protein sequence MTVSADDPDARAQAQHWYATGTYGRVTLPRAILNASHARPDFPVVFHSAAQGTTLTLAELVDQACRCAAAFHGLGVEPGDAVAVQVPSWVESVVAQAAALLVGAVLVPVVPIYGPHELGFILRESRARVLVTPDHLGRRDYLADLRRIGACPDLSSVVVLGDPGAEGHIGWTTLLHGAEPMTSVQDASPDDVCLLVYTSGTTGQPKGVQHTHNTLLAEMRTALTGTDPDSVVLAAFPSGHVAGTLGLLRMLTQPTRHIVMDTWDASTAARLIDNHGVTATGGTPFFLTTLLDLAERGEADLSSLREYGVGGASVPSAVIERAHQHGIAAFRAYGSSEHPSISGGSARDALDKRTHTDGRLLDGVEIRIVDDTLGDLPPGREGEILSRGPELFVGYRDHTLDSDALLPGRWFRTGDIGTLDPDGYLTITDRRKDIIIRGGENLSSKQIEDVLANHEAVADVAVVAAPDALYGERVCAFVVLQPAITLSLADIRAHFATAGIARQKTPERLEIIDSLPRTATGKVRKAELRQRLHPPADPYGSTP encoded by the coding sequence ATGACGGTGTCGGCCGATGACCCGGACGCGCGGGCCCAGGCTCAACATTGGTATGCCACCGGCACGTACGGTCGGGTGACGCTGCCCCGAGCCATCCTGAACGCCTCGCACGCCCGACCCGATTTTCCGGTCGTTTTCCACAGCGCAGCGCAGGGCACGACCCTCACTCTCGCCGAGCTCGTCGACCAGGCATGCCGGTGCGCGGCAGCCTTCCACGGCCTGGGCGTCGAGCCCGGCGACGCGGTCGCGGTCCAGGTTCCCAGCTGGGTCGAAAGCGTTGTCGCACAGGCTGCCGCACTGCTCGTCGGGGCCGTGCTGGTCCCTGTGGTGCCCATCTACGGCCCGCACGAACTCGGCTTCATCCTGCGCGAGTCACGCGCCCGAGTGCTCGTGACGCCCGACCACTTGGGTCGGCGGGACTATCTGGCGGACCTGCGACGGATCGGCGCCTGCCCGGATCTGTCGTCGGTCGTGGTCCTCGGTGACCCCGGCGCAGAAGGGCACATCGGGTGGACGACACTGCTGCACGGCGCCGAACCGATGACTTCGGTGCAGGATGCGTCACCGGATGACGTGTGCCTGCTGGTATACACCTCGGGAACCACCGGGCAGCCCAAAGGAGTGCAGCACACCCACAACACTCTGCTCGCCGAGATGCGCACCGCGCTGACCGGGACCGATCCGGACAGCGTCGTCCTTGCGGCCTTCCCGTCCGGCCATGTGGCGGGCACTCTGGGGCTGCTGCGCATGCTGACCCAGCCCACACGCCACATCGTGATGGACACCTGGGACGCCTCCACGGCGGCGCGTCTCATAGACAACCACGGAGTCACCGCGACCGGCGGGACACCCTTCTTCCTGACAACACTGCTCGACCTCGCCGAACGTGGCGAGGCCGACCTGTCCTCGCTGCGCGAGTACGGGGTCGGCGGCGCGAGCGTCCCATCGGCCGTCATCGAGCGAGCCCACCAACACGGCATCGCGGCGTTCCGCGCGTACGGCTCCAGCGAGCATCCCTCGATCAGCGGCGGCTCAGCCCGCGACGCCCTCGACAAACGCACCCACACCGACGGCCGACTCCTCGACGGCGTCGAGATCCGCATCGTCGATGACACGCTAGGTGACCTGCCCCCCGGCCGCGAAGGCGAGATCCTCAGTCGAGGCCCGGAACTGTTCGTGGGCTACCGCGACCACACACTCGACTCCGACGCACTCTTACCGGGCCGCTGGTTTCGCACCGGTGACATCGGCACGCTCGACCCCGACGGCTACCTCACCATCACCGACCGCCGCAAGGACATCATCATCCGCGGCGGCGAAAACCTCTCGTCCAAACAGATCGAGGACGTTCTGGCCAACCACGAAGCGGTCGCCGACGTCGCGGTCGTGGCGGCACCGGACGCCCTGTACGGAGAACGGGTTTGCGCATTCGTCGTGCTCCAACCCGCTATCACACTCTCACTCGCCGATATCCGCGCGCACTTCGCGACCGCGGGGATCGCCCGACAGAAGACACCCGAACGCCTCGAAATCATCGACTCGCTACCACGGACCGCCACAGGCAAGGTCCGCAAAGCCGAACTCCGACAACGCCTACACCCACCCGCCGACCCGTATGGCAGCACCCCATGA
- a CDS encoding phytoene desaturase family protein has protein sequence MPDVIVVGGGHNGLTAACYLARAGHSVTVLEATESIGGMTATRALVAEAPEHLLSPCAIDAVYWRASTVEQDLELARHGLRILDHDPAWAWLGPNGESLLLARDVERTIAEIERFSAQDARTYREFAEVTAKMLALQDGFGAGRPTRPDRKTLLAVGRGFANGKVRRLLLAALTTSAADLIESTFVSEQVRGAFASMASILGSITVDSSGIGLLATAPLHRYGVSRPVGGMQAIADSLTRCLEAHGGTVRVSAPVAEILVSGGRTRGVRLANGAELAARTVVAAVPPQVTARLLDSSGAPGIEAMAHAPSNSAGIGCLVVAMALRGHLGLGEYQRARTDGADLRKPTLFYGTLEHILAGEAQARGGHAVVDPPWTATILSATDPTQAPDGQDNLYLYAPAPVRPTSGWAAARPAAEKELVGAVEKVVSGISEFEIGRWVETPEDLEHRLGAVNGCIYHVDQIITRLGPLRPARGWGNHVTDVPGLVLSGAGTHPGGGVSGIPGQLAARAALRSMS, from the coding sequence ATGCCTGACGTCATCGTCGTCGGCGGTGGTCACAACGGTCTGACCGCCGCCTGCTATCTGGCCCGTGCCGGCCACTCCGTCACCGTTCTCGAAGCGACGGAGTCGATCGGCGGTATGACCGCGACGCGGGCCCTGGTCGCGGAAGCGCCGGAACACCTGCTCAGCCCCTGCGCCATCGACGCCGTCTACTGGCGTGCATCGACCGTCGAACAGGACCTGGAGCTCGCGCGGCACGGGTTGCGCATCCTTGACCACGACCCGGCCTGGGCCTGGCTCGGGCCGAACGGTGAATCGCTGCTGCTGGCCCGGGATGTCGAGCGCACGATCGCGGAGATCGAGCGATTCTCGGCCCAGGACGCGCGCACCTACCGCGAATTCGCCGAGGTGACCGCGAAAATGCTTGCGCTGCAAGACGGTTTCGGTGCCGGACGGCCGACGCGGCCCGATCGGAAGACCCTGCTGGCGGTGGGGCGCGGCTTCGCCAACGGCAAGGTGCGCAGACTGCTGCTGGCTGCGCTGACGACCTCGGCGGCGGATCTCATCGAGTCGACGTTCGTATCTGAACAGGTGCGGGGTGCGTTCGCGTCGATGGCGAGCATCCTCGGCTCGATCACGGTGGACAGCAGTGGAATCGGGCTGCTGGCCACCGCGCCGCTGCATCGATACGGCGTCTCCCGACCCGTGGGCGGCATGCAGGCGATCGCGGATTCGCTGACCCGGTGTCTGGAAGCCCACGGTGGAACCGTCCGCGTCAGCGCCCCGGTGGCCGAGATCCTCGTCTCCGGTGGCCGTACGCGTGGCGTCCGGCTGGCGAACGGTGCGGAACTCGCGGCCCGGACGGTCGTCGCTGCGGTGCCGCCGCAGGTGACCGCGCGCCTACTCGACAGCAGCGGCGCACCCGGTATCGAAGCCATGGCGCACGCGCCCTCCAACAGCGCCGGAATAGGTTGTCTCGTTGTCGCAATGGCGCTGCGCGGCCACCTCGGGCTCGGTGAGTATCAGCGAGCACGCACCGATGGCGCGGACCTTCGCAAACCGACGCTGTTCTACGGCACCCTCGAACATATCTTGGCCGGTGAAGCGCAGGCCCGCGGCGGCCACGCGGTAGTGGATCCGCCGTGGACGGCGACGATCCTCTCCGCGACGGATCCCACTCAAGCCCCGGATGGACAGGACAACCTCTATCTGTATGCCCCTGCCCCCGTCCGGCCGACGTCGGGGTGGGCCGCTGCCCGGCCGGCCGCGGAGAAGGAACTCGTCGGCGCTGTGGAGAAAGTGGTCTCCGGTATCTCCGAGTTCGAAATCGGGCGGTGGGTGGAAACGCCCGAGGATCTGGAACATCGGCTGGGAGCCGTGAACGGCTGCATCTACCACGTAGATCAGATCATCACCCGGCTCGGCCCTCTTCGTCCGGCGCGCGGATGGGGTAACCACGTGACCGATGTCCCCGGATTGGTGCTTTCCGGCGCCGGGACGCATCCCGGCGGGGGAGTTTCCGGAATCCCAGGCCAGTTGGCCGCGCGCGCCGCGCTGCGCTCGATGAGTTAG
- a CDS encoding ABC transporter permease, producing MNQPAATMTAPPGAGPELIGTVELDESTSNGPSRSPWYERLAHHVVTTIRLSLGTVGRSAQLSAEVLRYSVVDLVRLRLPMLEVLTQTWTLLKVTALPALLMAVPLGAEVSVQVGGLMNQVGASSLAGAASGLGVISQGAPMATGLLMSGAAASAVASDLGARTIREEIDAMRVMGIDPVERLVMPRFIAMIFIAPILCIVIIAAGVFAGLTIAVTVNDVVPGSFWQSLGAFATTTDVAFAMLKALAFAALVVLVASLRGLEAKGGPRGVADAVNASVVLSVVCIFITNLVITQLQSMFFPAQIS from the coding sequence ATGAATCAACCAGCAGCAACGATGACGGCACCACCGGGCGCGGGGCCCGAGCTGATCGGGACGGTCGAGCTCGACGAATCGACATCGAATGGTCCGTCTCGGTCGCCGTGGTACGAGCGGCTCGCGCACCACGTCGTCACCACCATCCGGCTGAGCCTCGGTACCGTCGGGCGCTCCGCGCAGCTCAGCGCGGAAGTGCTTCGGTACAGCGTCGTCGACCTGGTCCGGTTGCGGCTGCCGATGCTGGAAGTGCTCACACAGACGTGGACCCTGCTGAAGGTCACGGCCTTGCCGGCCTTGCTCATGGCCGTCCCGCTCGGGGCCGAGGTGTCGGTTCAGGTCGGTGGCCTCATGAATCAGGTCGGTGCCAGCTCCCTCGCAGGCGCCGCAAGCGGCCTGGGTGTTATCAGCCAGGGTGCGCCGATGGCAACCGGTCTGCTGATGAGTGGGGCGGCCGCCTCGGCCGTTGCCTCGGATCTCGGGGCACGCACCATCCGTGAAGAGATCGATGCGATGCGGGTGATGGGTATCGACCCGGTCGAGCGGCTGGTCATGCCGCGGTTCATCGCTATGATCTTTATCGCGCCGATTCTGTGCATCGTCATCATCGCCGCCGGTGTCTTTGCCGGTCTCACCATCGCTGTCACCGTCAATGACGTTGTGCCCGGGAGCTTTTGGCAGTCCCTCGGCGCCTTCGCGACGACGACCGACGTCGCCTTCGCGATGCTGAAAGCACTGGCTTTCGCCGCCCTGGTGGTGCTGGTCGCGAGTTTGCGCGGACTGGAGGCGAAGGGGGGACCGCGTGGCGTCGCCGATGCTGTCAATGCCTCGGTCGTCCTGAGTGTGGTGTGCATCTTCATCACGAATCTCGTCATCACGCAGTTGCAGTCGATGTTCTTCCCGGCCCAGATCTCATGA
- a CDS encoding MlaE family ABC transporter permease, whose amino-acid sequence MNSPSKYSASPRVSALLRPARQGALRSFHEIGRATIFVGKTVYLLPKTMRLYRQQTFKTMNSMAWGRGSLVVDGGVVGLMLLLGVSVGVAIAVQAYDALNLLGFGALSGIIGSFANIREIAPLLTGVGFAAQAGCRMTAEIGAMRISEEIDATEALGLQAIPFVVGTRLVGGMLCVVPAYLMALVVSFVTGGTIVKAFRGEAPGTYDHYFSQFLSPSEVGFSLVKAVVFCAAVTLIHCYFGYFAHGGPAGVGAASGRAIRMSLIVIVALNFILSVSIWGLSPVMVFKG is encoded by the coding sequence ATGAACAGTCCATCGAAATACTCCGCCTCGCCCCGTGTCTCCGCCCTGCTGCGACCGGCCCGACAGGGTGCCCTGCGTTCCTTCCACGAGATCGGACGCGCGACGATCTTTGTCGGCAAGACCGTCTATCTGCTGCCGAAAACCATGCGTCTCTACCGTCAGCAGACCTTCAAGACCATGAACAGCATGGCCTGGGGTCGCGGATCCTTGGTGGTCGACGGTGGCGTGGTGGGACTGATGCTGCTGCTGGGGGTTTCGGTCGGTGTCGCGATCGCGGTGCAGGCTTACGACGCGCTGAACCTGCTCGGCTTCGGCGCGCTGAGCGGAATCATCGGTTCGTTCGCCAACATTCGCGAGATCGCACCGCTGCTCACCGGTGTCGGGTTCGCCGCGCAGGCAGGCTGCCGCATGACCGCGGAAATCGGCGCGATGCGAATCTCCGAGGAGATCGACGCCACCGAAGCGCTCGGCCTGCAGGCGATTCCGTTCGTCGTCGGCACCAGATTGGTCGGCGGCATGCTGTGCGTTGTGCCCGCATATCTAATGGCGCTCGTCGTGAGCTTTGTGACCGGCGGGACCATTGTCAAAGCTTTCCGTGGTGAAGCGCCGGGCACCTACGACCACTACTTCAGTCAGTTCCTGAGCCCGTCCGAGGTCGGGTTCTCACTCGTCAAGGCGGTGGTCTTCTGCGCTGCGGTGACGCTGATCCACTGCTATTTCGGCTATTTCGCGCACGGCGGTCCGGCTGGTGTCGGCGCGGCCTCGGGTCGCGCGATCAGGATGAGCCTGATCGTGATCGTCGCCCTGAATTTCATTCTGTCGGTGTCCATTTGGGGGCTCAGCCCCGTCATGGTTTTCAAAGGGTAG
- a CDS encoding MlaD family protein: MEQDFLRGTARRQTLTVEITAAVVVLIVVIAVALGMAVHRQQTHSGKILLGIEIPYVAPGVAVGTHVMMHGVEVGEVTELRRIDQNALRMTVALNPDRAVGLTDTFEFDYRPENYFGVTAVNLQAGAAGAKLVSGRVLARTPLGDYSMSTMIEKGSLVVDGTLTNDVIDTLDKVVRYTNGLNPMIQTGIIVTDRIAKTQQALPSESIGYFNNILAVLPAFDREFVASLNGLFYTSYNRRADGSLGVNNELMDRDDVGLQLAAGKLFGAAGHLLASHATELPPIADVVQAMTDVIPDVLAHGSLTDRFRTLVEQYDRAITGPEGAKTLNLRIALDRLPMLAAPFGLPASGQEPPR; the protein is encoded by the coding sequence ATGGAGCAGGATTTTCTCCGGGGGACGGCGCGGCGCCAGACCCTGACGGTGGAGATCACGGCGGCGGTGGTCGTGCTGATCGTCGTCATTGCCGTCGCGCTGGGAATGGCAGTGCATCGGCAACAGACGCACAGCGGCAAGATTCTTCTCGGGATCGAGATCCCCTACGTCGCGCCCGGCGTGGCGGTCGGCACTCACGTGATGATGCACGGTGTCGAAGTCGGTGAGGTCACCGAGCTGAGGAGAATCGACCAGAACGCCTTGCGGATGACAGTCGCGCTGAACCCGGATCGTGCGGTCGGACTGACCGACACCTTCGAATTCGATTACCGCCCGGAGAACTATTTCGGTGTCACGGCCGTCAATCTCCAGGCCGGAGCGGCCGGTGCGAAGCTGGTCTCGGGCCGGGTACTGGCCAGAACACCGCTCGGTGATTACTCCATGTCGACGATGATCGAAAAGGGATCCCTCGTCGTGGACGGCACGCTGACCAACGACGTCATCGATACCTTGGACAAGGTCGTGCGGTATACGAACGGGCTCAATCCCATGATTCAGACCGGCATAATCGTCACCGACCGGATCGCCAAGACGCAGCAGGCGCTGCCGAGCGAGTCCATCGGCTACTTCAATAACATCCTCGCCGTCCTACCCGCCTTCGACCGGGAGTTCGTCGCCTCGCTGAACGGCCTTTTCTACACCAGTTACAACCGGCGGGCGGACGGCTCGCTCGGTGTCAACAACGAATTGATGGATCGCGACGATGTCGGCCTGCAACTGGCCGCGGGCAAACTCTTCGGAGCCGCAGGGCACCTGCTCGCCTCGCATGCCACCGAACTTCCCCCTATCGCGGACGTGGTTCAGGCGATGACCGACGTGATCCCCGACGTGCTGGCACATGGCTCGCTCACCGACCGATTCCGCACGCTGGTCGAACAATACGATCGCGCGATTACCGGCCCCGAGGGCGCGAAGACGCTGAATCTGCGCATCGCCTTGGATCGGCTGCCGATGCTGGCCGCTCCCTTCGGTCTGCCCGCATCCGGACAGGAGCCACCTCGATGA
- a CDS encoding MlaD family protein yields MRNRGLMIGLLVKLGVAVAVSVALLSLVISAIRNPVSGSTTAYSADFTDASGLHPNADVRNRGVQIGKVTDVRIVREHGDSMARVSFRLADPQRLTANTQLAVKYQNLTGIRYLDLSVPDDPGQPTDHLSTDRTRPSFDITKLFNGLQPVLRTLTPDEIDTFTANALALLQGDGTGLAPMLDSIQTLADLVRDRERVISTLIDNMARIDESMGGKSANVIELLRSFSVPISAAMSVLDDFRKTDLYGPRFMAPVDRLLAEIGLERDLDIDKLLQSAFSSLGGAAEALRLLPVAFEGLQVPGLMNNSAGSVTACSHGTAELSSLVGVLLNGSKVTICNAG; encoded by the coding sequence ATGAGAAACCGCGGCCTCATGATCGGACTCCTCGTGAAACTGGGAGTCGCGGTCGCCGTATCCGTCGCGCTGCTGAGCTTGGTCATCAGTGCGATCCGGAATCCGGTGTCCGGATCTACCACGGCCTACTCGGCCGACTTCACCGATGCGTCCGGACTACATCCCAATGCCGATGTGCGGAACCGGGGCGTGCAGATCGGCAAGGTGACCGATGTGCGCATCGTGCGCGAGCATGGTGACAGCATGGCCAGGGTCTCGTTCCGTCTCGCGGACCCCCAACGGCTGACGGCGAATACGCAACTGGCAGTGAAATACCAGAATCTGACCGGAATCCGGTATCTCGACCTGTCGGTTCCGGATGATCCGGGCCAGCCCACCGATCACCTGTCGACAGACCGGACACGGCCGTCGTTCGATATCACCAAACTGTTCAACGGACTCCAGCCGGTGCTGCGGACGCTGACGCCGGACGAAATCGACACCTTCACCGCCAATGCGCTGGCTCTGCTCCAGGGAGACGGCACTGGACTGGCTCCGATGCTCGACAGCATCCAGACGCTCGCGGACCTGGTCCGCGATCGGGAGCGGGTGATCTCGACCCTGATCGACAATATGGCGCGGATCGACGAGAGCATGGGCGGCAAATCGGCCAATGTCATCGAATTGCTGCGCAGCTTCAGCGTGCCGATCAGTGCGGCCATGTCCGTACTGGACGATTTCCGCAAGACCGACCTCTATGGGCCGAGATTTATGGCACCGGTGGATCGATTACTGGCTGAAATCGGATTGGAACGTGACCTCGATATCGACAAGCTGCTGCAATCGGCGTTCTCCTCACTCGGCGGTGCGGCGGAAGCGCTGCGGCTGCTGCCGGTGGCCTTCGAGGGTCTGCAGGTACCTGGGCTGATGAACAATTCGGCCGGATCCGTGACGGCGTGCTCGCACGGCACGGCGGAACTTTCGTCTCTGGTCGGAGTGCTGCTGAACGGAAGCAAGGTGACGATATGCAACGCGGGGTGA
- a CDS encoding MlaD family protein, producing MQRGVSIPGQPVRARIGPILRRLAANELLLGLSVVAVVTVIVAATVGFYLYPPGRTELSFETTDAAAVRTGDDVRVAGVSVGKVTGIALGRNSVRVTADIDEGTFVGSASRVEVRMLTAVGGYFVTIIPMGDKPLGRTVLPVDRVTMPYSISDVLQEVPRVTDNVDASTVNADLDQLANGLEHNSAAVGSLIAGLNSIARVMADQRQQIQTTLDLASEYATAFNGSREFVFELAQKIDVVMTTYATYRDGFNRTYQLLGGVMMRLRPETEYFLAHKEELRSVVEQLRTGIENLRQAVDPAIGQLTQLRDQLTGWLTPQGVAEMGGGRILASQVCVPIPGREC from the coding sequence ATGCAACGCGGGGTGAGCATTCCCGGGCAGCCGGTGCGCGCGCGCATCGGCCCGATTCTCCGGCGTCTCGCCGCGAACGAACTGCTGCTCGGCCTGTCGGTGGTGGCGGTAGTCACGGTGATCGTGGCGGCAACGGTCGGGTTCTACCTGTATCCGCCGGGGCGCACGGAGCTTTCGTTCGAGACCACCGATGCGGCAGCCGTGCGGACGGGTGACGACGTGCGGGTCGCCGGCGTATCCGTCGGCAAGGTCACCGGTATCGCGCTCGGGCGAAATTCCGTTCGGGTCACCGCGGATATCGACGAGGGAACTTTTGTCGGCAGTGCGTCCCGGGTGGAGGTCAGAATGTTGACCGCGGTCGGCGGATACTTCGTGACGATCATTCCGATGGGCGACAAACCGTTGGGGCGCACGGTGCTTCCGGTCGACCGAGTGACCATGCCCTACTCGATCTCCGATGTGCTGCAGGAAGTCCCGCGGGTCACCGACAATGTCGACGCTTCGACGGTGAACGCGGATCTGGATCAGTTGGCCAACGGGCTCGAACACAATTCGGCGGCAGTGGGATCGTTGATCGCCGGGCTGAACAGCATCGCGCGGGTGATGGCGGATCAGCGGCAGCAGATCCAGACCACACTCGATCTGGCATCGGAGTATGCGACTGCCTTCAATGGCAGCCGTGAATTCGTCTTCGAACTCGCACAGAAGATCGACGTGGTGATGACGACATACGCGACGTACCGGGACGGATTCAACCGCACCTACCAGTTGCTGGGTGGCGTGATGATGCGGTTGCGGCCCGAGACGGAGTACTTCCTGGCACACAAGGAGGAGTTGAGGTCGGTGGTCGAGCAATTGCGGACAGGGATCGAGAATCTGCGTCAGGCCGTGGATCCGGCTATCGGCCAACTGACCCAATTGCGCGACCAGCTGACCGGCTGGCTCACACCGCAGGGCGTCGCGGAGATGGGCGGCGGGCGGATTCTCGCGTCGCAAGTCTGCGTTCCGATCCCGGGACGGGAGTGCTGA
- a CDS encoding MlaD family protein: protein MYRKSRLLIGTAVIAAVTATGTITYARAAGAGTARASGYCALMADGVGLYVGNRVTQMGYSVGRIDGVRPEGDHVEVSFSLDTGREYPADVRAVTRSKSILADRSLELVGNYEEGPRLARGRCIALQATATPKSLSEITGSAGDFIDHIAPDDGTRSVAQAVDGLTRALAGNGDPAHQLMQTAAQAMASPDRMVSDIGAIIHESAPLTSDALAHWSSIHHVLDIMPTVLTSATYGLWPGVNDLLVGMGPLVAVLYEIQTQYGADIWPMADQLADVIHLAATRAGDIAKFLEVIPPIAAFLGTVGRNESAVRYRPPTVMVSAPDGSQVGVDLLAMVIAKEGR, encoded by the coding sequence ATGTACCGCAAATCTCGGCTGCTGATAGGTACCGCGGTCATCGCGGCCGTGACGGCGACCGGCACCATTACCTACGCCCGTGCAGCGGGCGCGGGAACGGCGCGCGCGTCCGGTTATTGTGCGCTGATGGCCGATGGCGTGGGACTGTACGTGGGCAACCGCGTCACGCAAATGGGTTATTCGGTCGGACGGATCGACGGAGTTCGCCCCGAGGGCGACCATGTGGAGGTGTCGTTCTCACTCGACACCGGCCGCGAATATCCTGCGGACGTGCGGGCCGTGACGCGGTCGAAGTCCATTCTGGCGGACCGGAGTCTCGAACTGGTCGGCAACTACGAGGAAGGTCCGCGGCTGGCTCGTGGGCGCTGTATTGCCTTGCAGGCCACCGCGACACCCAAGAGCCTGTCCGAGATCACCGGTTCCGCAGGCGATTTCATCGACCACATAGCACCCGACGATGGCACGCGATCCGTAGCGCAGGCGGTCGACGGCCTGACGCGCGCCCTCGCGGGCAATGGCGATCCGGCGCATCAGCTGATGCAGACCGCCGCGCAGGCGATGGCGAGCCCGGACCGAATGGTGTCCGATATCGGGGCGATCATCCACGAAAGCGCGCCGCTGACGTCGGATGCGCTCGCGCACTGGTCGAGTATTCACCACGTGCTCGACATCATGCCGACCGTCCTCACGTCGGCCACCTACGGGTTGTGGCCGGGAGTGAACGATCTGTTGGTCGGCATGGGGCCGCTGGTCGCGGTCTTATACGAAATTCAAACCCAGTACGGTGCCGACATCTGGCCGATGGCGGACCAGCTGGCCGATGTCATCCATCTCGCGGCGACACGGGCGGGCGATATCGCGAAGTTCCTGGAAGTGATCCCGCCCATCGCCGCATTTCTCGGAACTGTCGGGCGAAACGAGAGTGCCGTGCGGTACCGGCCACCGACGGTCATGGTGAGCGCTCCCGACGGTTCACAGGTCGGTGTCGATCTGCTCGCCATGGTCATCGCGAAGGAGGGCCGGTGA
- a CDS encoding MlaD family protein encodes MKASTGTKAILAVAISAGVMFASASCAVEPNDVPLPGNNLSDGYDLTLHFASALNLPDRAKVVMDGLRIGEVRTISLSDGSVTVTARIESAARIPANVTAIIRQDTLLGDTYVGLERDRSRPAAELLPAGSTVPLERTSSPPQVEDVMAVLANFVNGGSVQKVQDAIVGINRVMPSRPDVTQLARTVAVDLHDLSQRTETLDRMLEGLNATAVSVTDNGSDLAVLFGDPAVQYWRRLNENVLKYVGILLPSIGSIFEGGFWLVPLFTSLADAAGSIRATAEDVPADAEALSNFVNRTLVPFLRNPSVNVTSIQTQQGDDLTAGIANVLRILGAAR; translated from the coding sequence GTGAAGGCGTCGACAGGGACGAAAGCCATACTTGCCGTGGCGATTTCGGCAGGTGTGATGTTCGCGAGCGCGTCCTGCGCCGTGGAACCGAACGACGTACCGCTGCCGGGCAACAACCTCAGCGACGGCTACGACCTCACCCTCCACTTCGCCAGTGCCTTGAACCTGCCGGACCGCGCCAAGGTCGTGATGGACGGCCTGCGCATCGGCGAGGTTCGTACGATCAGCCTCTCCGATGGGTCGGTGACAGTAACGGCCCGAATCGAGAGTGCGGCACGGATTCCGGCGAATGTCACCGCGATCATTCGCCAGGACACTCTCCTTGGCGACACTTATGTCGGCCTGGAGCGCGATCGCAGCCGACCGGCAGCGGAGCTTCTGCCGGCGGGCAGCACGGTGCCGCTCGAGCGCACCAGTTCCCCGCCGCAGGTCGAGGACGTAATGGCGGTGCTGGCGAACTTCGTCAACGGCGGCAGCGTCCAGAAGGTCCAGGACGCCATCGTCGGTATCAATCGCGTCATGCCGAGTCGGCCAGATGTCACCCAGCTCGCTCGAACAGTCGCCGTCGATCTACATGATCTCTCGCAGCGCACCGAAACACTGGACCGGATGCTCGAGGGGCTGAATGCCACCGCGGTGTCCGTCACCGACAACGGCTCGGATCTGGCGGTGCTGTTCGGCGATCCGGCGGTGCAGTATTGGCGGCGGTTGAACGAGAATGTCCTGAAGTATGTCGGAATTCTGTTGCCCTCCATCGGAAGTATCTTCGAGGGCGGCTTCTGGCTGGTGCCGCTGTTCACCTCGCTGGCCGACGCCGCCGGATCGATCCGGGCTACGGCCGAGGACGTGCCCGCCGATGCCGAAGCGCTGTCGAACTTCGTGAACCGGACCCTCGTGCCGTTTCTGCGAAATCCGTCGGTGAACGTCACCTCGATACAGACCCAACAGGGTGACGACCTGACCGCAGGTATCGCGAATGTCCTGCGAATCTTGGGAGCCGCCAGATGA